The Malassezia japonica chromosome 5, complete sequence genome contains a region encoding:
- the ILV5 gene encoding ketol-acid reductoisomerase (NADP(+)) (EggNog:ENOG503NVDN; BUSCO:EOG09262N3C; COG:G): protein MRACAIPRNGLRAATRAASRQTPARSMSVLAARAPRPATARTAAVPAMVRGYKTLDFAGTPEKVYERADWPLEKLQDYFKNDTFALLGYGSQGHGQGLNLRDNGLNVIIGVRKDGESWRQAQEDGWVPGKNLFSVEEAATKGTILMNLLSDAAQTSTWSELQKFVTKGKTLYFSHGFSIVYKDQTGVVPPKDVDVILCAPKGSGRTVRTLFKEGRGINSSVAVFQDVTGKALEKAVAMGIAVGSGYVYETTFEKEVYSDLYGERGCLMGGIQGMFKAQYDVLRANGHSPSEAFNETCEEALESLYPLVAQNGMDYMYKACSTTARRGALDWAPEFEKACKPVFERLYQSVRDGSETRRTLEFASRPTYRKDFDKETDAIADQEMWRVGHVVRSLRPNRK, encoded by the coding sequence ATGCGTGCTTGTGCTATCCCCCGCAacggcctgcgcgccgctacgcgcgccgcttcgCGCCAGACCCCCGCCCGCTCCATGAGCGTTCTTGCCGCTCGTGCCCCGCGCCCGGCTACTGCCCGCACCGCCGCTGTGCCCGCCATGGTCCGCGGCTACAAGACGCTTGACTTTGCCGGCACCCCCGAGAAGGTGTACGAGCGTGCTGACTGGCCCCTCGAGAAGCTCCAGGACTACTTCAAGAACGACACCTTCGCTCTGCTCGGCTACGGTTCGCAGGGTCACGGTCAGGGTCTCAACCTCCGTGACAACGGCCTGAACGTCATCATCGGTGTCCGCAAGGACGGCGAGTCCTGGCGCCAGGCGCAAGAGGACGGTTGGGTCCCGGGAAAGAACCTCTTCAGCGTTGAGGAGGCTGCTACCAAGGGTACCATCCTCATGAACCTCCTCTCGGACGCGGCCCAGACCTCGACCTGGTCCGAGCTGCAGAAGTTCGTCACCAAGGGCAAGACTCTCTACTTCTCGCACGGTTTCTCGATCGTGTACAAGGACCAGACCGGCGTCGTCCCCCCTAAGGACGTCGACGTGATCCTCTGTGCCCCTAAGGGTTCGGGCCGCACCGTCCGCACCCTCTTCAAGGAGGGCCGTGGTATCAACTCCTCCGTCGCCGTCTTCCAGGACGTGACCGGCAAGGCCCTCGAGAAGGCCGTTGCCATGGGCATTGCCGTCGGCTCGGGCTACGTCTATGAGACCACCTTTGAGAAGGAGGTGTACTCGGACCTGTACGGTGAGCGTGGCTGCCTCATGGGCGGTATCCAGGGTATGTTCAAGGCCCAGTACGACGTGCTCCGTGCCAACGGCCACTCGCCGTCGGAGGCTTTCAACGAGACCTGCGAGGAGGCCCTTGAGTCGCTCTACCCGCTTGTTGCCCAGAACGGTATGGACTACATGTACAaggcctgctcgaccacCGCCCGCCGCGGTGCCCTGGACTGGGCCCCCGAGTTCGAGAAGGCCTGCAAGCCCGTGTTTGAGCGCCTTTACCAGTCGGTTCGCGACGGTAGCGAGACTCGCCGCACCCTCGAGTTCGCTTCGCGCCCTACCTACCGCAAGGACTTTGACAAGGAGACGGACGCCATCGCCGACCAGGAAATgtggcgcgtcggccacgTTGTCCGTAGCCTGCGCCCCAACCGCAAGTAa